GTCGAGTACTGCGCCGACCGCGAGATACCCGTCCTCCCGCGCGGTGGCGGCACCAGCCTCGCTGGACAGACCGTCAACGAGGCCGTCGTCCTCGATTTCACGCGGTACATGGACAGCGTGTTGGATGTCGACCCCGAGAACCGACTGGCGCGCACCGAGTCGGGGACCATCCTCGCCGAACTCAACCAAGCGCTCGAGCCCCACGACCTGAAATTCGCCCCCGACCCGTCGACGGCGAACCGGAGCGCGATGGGTGGCGCCGTCGGCAACAACACGACCGGCGCGCACTCGCTGCTGTACGGCAAGACCGACGCTTACGTCGAGGAACTGGAAGTCGTCCTCGCGGACGGCACGGTGACGACCCTCGGCGAGGTGACCTTAGAGGAACTCGAAGCCGGCGCCGACCCCGACGGGAATCTGGAGGAACGCCTCTACGCCGAGGCCCACCGCATCATCGAAGAGGAGAGCGACCACGTCGAGGAGCGCTTCCCGGACCTGAAACGCAACGTCTCGGGCTACGCCTTCGACGTCCTGGTCGACGAGGCGAAGTCGGGATCGGTCAACCTCGCCCGCCTGATCGTCGGCAGCGAGGGGACCCTCGCCGTCGTCACCGAAGTGACCGTCTCGCTCGAACCCCTGCCCGAGACGAAGGCGCTCGGCCTCCTGACCTACGACAGCCTGCTGGAGGCGATGGAGGACGTCGACAACATCCTCGAACACGAACCCGCGGCGCTGGAGGTACTCGACGGCGTCCTCGTCGACCTGGCGCGCGAGTTGGAGGAGTTCAAGGACGTCATCAACCTACTGCCCGAGCGGACGGACACGTTCCTGCTCGTCGAGTTCTACGCGGACGACGACGAGAAGCGCCGCGAGAAGGTGCAAGCGCTGCTCGAGGACCGGGTCGGCGACATCGCGTTCGACGGCCTCGAAGCCTACGAGGAGAAAGATCAGAAGAACTTCTGGAAGATGCGGAAGGCGTCGACGCCCATCCTGCTCTCGCGGACGACCGACGCCAAACACATCGCCTTTATCGAGGACGTGGCGGTGCCACCGAAACACCTGCCGGAGTTCATCGCGGACTTCCAGCAGGTGTTCGAGGATCACGACACCATCGGCAGCTTCTACGCCCACGCCGGGCCCGGCTGTATCCACGTCCGCCCGCTGGTCAACACGAAGACGGAAGAGGGCATCGAGCAGATGGAGTCCATCGCCGACGCCGCGACGGACCTCGCGGTCAGATACGACGGCTCGGTGTCGGGCGAACACGGCGACGGCCGGGCGCGCACGCAGTGGAACCGGAAGCTGTACGGCGACCACCTCTGGAACGCCTTCCGCGACCTGAAGACGGCGGTCGACCCCGACTGGCTGCTCAACCCCGGCACCGTCTGTGGCGACGTCGACATGACCGAGAACCTCCGCTTCGACGCGGAGTACGACTTCGACGCCGGCTTCGACCCCGCGCTCAACTGGGACATCGACAACGGGTTCCAGGGCATGGCCGAACTCTGTCACGGCTGTGGTGGCTGTCGGAGCGCCCAGGAGACGGGCGGCGGCGTCATGTGTCCGACCTACCGCGCCAGCCAGGAGGAGATCACCAGCACGCGCGGTCGGGCGAACATGCTCCGACAGGCCATGAGCGGGAACCTCGACGACGAAGAACAGTTCGACGTGGAGTTCATGCACGAGGTGCTCGACCTCTGTATCGGCTGTAAGGGCTGTTCGAAGGACTGCCCCAGCGAGGTCGACCTCGCCAAGATGAAAGTCGAGGTGGCAAACGAGTACCACGAGCGCCACGGCTCCAGCCTGCGTGACAAGCTGTTCGCGAACATCAACGCGCTGAACGCGCTGGGATCGACACTCGCCCCCATCTCGAACTGGGCAGCCAAGGTGCCGGGCGCTCGGACGGTCATGGAGAAGACGGTGGGCATCGCCAAGGACCGCTCGCTGCCCACCTTCCACAGCGAGACGCTGGTCGACTGGTTCGAGAACCGCGGCGGGGCGCAGGTGAGCGAGGAGGAGGCCGACCGTCGGGTCCTGCTCTTCCCCGATACGTACACCACGTACAACGCACCGGATGCGGGCAAGGCCGCCGTCAGAGTGCTGGAAGCCGCGAACGTCCACGTCGAAATTCCCGACGACGTGGCCGGCAGCGGCCGGCCGCCCCACTCGAAGGGATTCCTCGAGAAGGCCCGGGAACAGGCGGCGACGAACGTCGACGCCCTCGCGCCCCGCGTCCGGGACGGCTGGGACGTGGCGGTGGTCGAACCCTCCGACGCGGTGATGTTCCAGTCGGACTATCTCGACCTCCTCTCTGGCGAGGACGTCGAAACCGTCGCCGCCAACAGCTACGGGATCATGGAGTATCTGGACGCCACCCGACTGGACGAGGCACTCGACGTCGACGCGCCGGGGACGACGCTGACCTACCACGGCCACTGTCACCAGAAAGCGACGAAGAAAGACCACCACGCGGTCGGCGTGTTGCGCCGCGCCGGCTACGCGGTCGATCCGCTCGATTCGGGCTGCTGTGGCATGTCCGGCTCCTTCGGCTACGAGGCCGAGCACTTCTCGATGAGCAAGGCCATCGGCCGCATCCTCTTCGATCAGGTCGACGACAGTCCGGGCGACCGGGTCGTCGCCCCCGGCGCCTCCTGTCGCACCCAACTCGGCGACCACTACGACGAGAAGCCGCCGACGCCGGTCGAGGCGCTCGCCGAAGCGCTCGTCTGAGACGGGGGATCGTACGCCAGTACCGGTGGCTCGCCGGACAGTCTCGGCGACCCACCGGGACACAGTTACGATAGTCCGGACACGGGGATCGGCACAACACTTAATCCCTCCGCCACCGCGCCTCGGATAGAGATGGTAGTTGTCGCTGCAGTCGACCGATCAGGTGGAGAACGGATCGTCGAGGAGGGCCGAAAGACGGCGGACGCCCACGGGCTCCCGCTACACGTCGTCCATACGATCTCGGAAGCCGACTTCCGGGACCTCGAACGCGCGTCGTACGATACGAGCGGGAAGAGTCTGGACATGGCACAGATCGAGTCGCTGGCGGAGACCATCGCCGAGGAGGCCGTGACGGAAGCCGGCGTCGAGGCGGAGGAAGTCGTCGGCCTCGTCGGGAAACCCTCACAGCGTGTCCTCGAGTACGCCGACGACGTCGACGCGGACTACGTCGTCGTCGGCGGGCGCAAGCGCTCCTCGGTCGGCAAGGTCCTGTTCGGGAGCGTCACGCAGTCGATCCTGTTGAACGCGGAGTGTCCCGTGATCACCGTGATGGAGGAGTGACCGATACGTCCGATAAGCTAGGGAAATCGTTTCCCCTTCGCGCCCTTTTATTAGAGCCTTCGGAGTGAGGCACCACATGGCATTCGAAGCGTACGAGAGCATCACGGTAGACGTATCCGACGGCGTCGCGACGATCACCTTCCACCGGCCCGAGAAGTACAACGCGCTGAGCACCGAGGTGTATTTCGACCTCGCGCGAGCGTTCGCCGAGATTCAACTCGACCGCTCCATCGACGTGACGATCATCACGGGTGAAGGTGAGGACGCGTTCTGCGCCGGGGCGGACATCGAGCAGTACGCCGGTCCGAGCGAGGAACACGACCCCCGCCAGAAAGACCGTCAGGAGTTCTTCTACGAGGACGTCTACAAGCGCGTCTACGACCTGCACTGCCCCGTCATCGCGAAGATCAACGGCTACTGCGTCGGCGGCGGCCTCATCCTCGCGGCCTTCTGTGATCTGCGGATCTCGGTCGACGACGCCAAGTTCGGCGTCCCGGTCACCGACATCGGGCAGATTCCCGGCGGTGGCTCCACGTATCGCGTCACCCAACTGATCGGCGAGGCCAAGGTCAAGGAACTCGTCTACACCGCCGGCATGGCGGAGGCGGACGAGGCCGAGGAGATCGGGTTCGTCAACCACGTCGTCCCCCGCGAGGAACTCGACGAGACGGTCGACGACATCGTCGACGCCATCCAGGACACCGGCAAGAAGGCGGTCAAGAACTCGAAGCGGGCGATCAACTACAGCGCGAACGCCCCCGACCTCGATACGGCCCACGACTACGAGTCGGACGTCTGGTGGGAGCAGTTCGCCACGCAGGAACGGGTCGACCTCGTCGACAAGTTCAACGAGGAATGACGGCCACCATCGTCGTCACCGACTACGACTTCCCCGACCTGTCCATCGAGTCGGCGGTACTCGACGACGCGGCCGTGGAACTGCGCGGGGAGTACGCCCGGACGCCCGAGGAAGTGATCGACGTCGCCGAGGGCGCCGACGCCCTCCTCGTCCAGTACGCCGACGTCACCGACGAGGTGTTCGAGGCGCTCCCCGACCTGCAGGCCGTCGGTCGCTACGGCATCGGCGTCGACTCCATCGACGTCGACGCCGCGGCCGACCACGGCGTGCCGGTGGTGAACGTCCCCGACTACTGCATCGAGGAGGTGCCGACCCACACGCTCGCGCTCCTGCTCGCCTGCGTCCGCAAGGTGCCGAGCTACGACCGCGCGATCAAGGGCGGCGAGTGGGACTGGACCGCCGGCAAACCCATCCGTCGGCTCACGGGGGCGACCCTCGGCCTCGTCGGCTTCGGCAAGCTCCCGCGTCGCCTGATCGAACTCGTCGACGGCTTCGACCTAGAGATCTTGGTCTACGACCCCTACGTCGACGCCGCGGACGTCGAAGACGCCGGCGCCGAGAAGGTCGACCTCGACGCCCTCCTCGAACGGTCGCGGTACGTTTCGGTCCACGCGCCGCTGACCGACGAGACGCGGAACCTGATCGACGCGGACGCGCTCGACCGGATGCGCGAGGACGCCATCCTGCTCAACACGGCCCGCGGACCGCTGGTCGACACCGACGCGCTCTTCGAGGCGGTCGAGGCCGGCGACATCGCCGGTGCCGGCCTCGACGTCCTGCCGGAGGAGCCGCCGTCGAAGCCGCCGCTCGATCACGACGCCATCGTCTACACCCCCCACGTCGCGTTCTACTCCGAGGAGTCCGAGACGACGATGCGCCGGACGGTGACCGAGGACGTGCTCGGAATCCTGCAGGGCGAGGCGCCGCACAATCCGGTGAACGACGCCGACTGATCGGCTTGGACGGCCGCAACCATCTCACGTCTCGGAAGGATTTTACCGAGGTCGGACGAGGGGCGACGTATGGGAACGAACGACGACGCTGCGGAGAAGATACTCGACGGCATCACGGTGGTGGACCTGACGACGTTCGTCACCGGCGGGTTCGCGACGCTGATGCTCGCCAACCAGGGCGCGGAGGTCATCAAGGTCGAACGCCCCGAACTCGGCGACGACAACCGCCACTCCGGCCCGCCGTTCGTCGAACCGAACGAGGAGTACGACGGCCCCGGCCGCACCGCCGACGCCAACGGCGAATCCCCGTACTTCTGGACGATCAACTACGACAAGTTGAGCGTCGAGTTCAATCTGAAGACCGATTCGGGGCTGGAGGCGCTCTACGACCTCGTCGAGGAGGCCGACGTGGTCGTCGAGAACTTCCGACCGGGGACGGCCGAGCGTCTCGGCATCGGCTACGACGACCTGCGCGAACTGAACGACGACCTCGTCTACTGCTCCATCTCGGCGTTCGGCGAGACGGGGCCGTGGAGCAGCCGCCCGGGTTACGACCTCCTCGTACAGGGGACGAGCGGCATCATGTCGGTGACGGGGCCGGAGGGCGGCGATCCCGTCAAGGTCGGGCTCCCCCAGACCGACCTCATCACGGCGATGTGGGCGGCCTTCGGCATCGTCGGCTCGCTGTTCCGCCGCGAACTCACGGGCGACGGCGACCGCATCGAAATCGGGATGCACGACGCCGCGCTCCCGTGGCTCACGAAGCAGGCCGGCAAGGCCTTCGTCGGCGAGGAGACGACGCGCATGGGGACGAAAGATCCCGTGCTCTCCCCGTATCAGGCCTACCCGACCGCCGACGGCTACCTCAACGTCGGCTGTGCGAACCAGAAGCTCTGGAGCGAACTCTGTGAGGCCATCGACCGCCCGGACCTGATCGACGACGAGCGCTTCGCCTCCAACCCCGACCGCGTGGCGAACATGGACGAGTTGGAGGAAGAACTGTCGGCGGTGTTCCGTGAGCGACCCACCGAGGAGTGGGTCGACCTGCTGGCCGAGGACCACGGCCTCCCGGTCGGGCCCGTCTACGACGTGGCGACCGCCCTCGACAACGAGCAGACCGAGGCCCGCGACGTGATCCGGGAGATCGAACACCCGGCGCTCGGCACCGTTCCGGTCATCGAACACCCACTCAACTACGAGCACGCGACGGCCGGCTTCGACGAGGCGCCGCCGCTGTTGGGTGAGGACACCGAAGCGATCCTCGACGGACTGGGCTACGACGCCGAGGACATCGACCGCCTCCGCGAGGAGGGGGCGATCCCCGACGACGAGTAGAGTCGCCACTCGCGGGGATCGCTACGACCCGTTCAGAGACGGAGGCGGTCCCGGTCACTCCGGCGTCCCCGCGTCGACGATGAACGTCACGCCGGTGCAGGCCGGGCATTCGATCGCATCGGCGTTCCCGGCGGTAACAGAGGCTACCGACGAGTGAACGAGCAGGTGCTCAGTCGGTGTAGCGATCTGCCGACCGCACAGTGGACACTCGACGACACCGGCACGGACCCGCTCGCGGCGGACGACGTTTCGGGACATCGGGACGACCTGGCAGTACCGCGTCCTTGCACACAGTGCGGAATAACGGTGACGACCCGACAGTCGAGCGGTCGGGCCGGTGGACGTCTCGGGTCCCCGTCCAGCACGCGTATCGTGAACGAGGGTTCGTTCAGAGCCGATCCCGCAGATCCGCCGCCACCGCCTCGGTCCCCGATTCGCCGCCGAGGTCGGCCGTCCGCGGCGCGTCGGCGTCGGCCAACTGGTCGGTCACCGCGTCCCACAGCGCCGTCGCGGCGGCGTCCTCGCCGAGGTGCTCGAACATGAGCGAGCCCGAGAGCACGGTCGCGAGCGGGTTGGCGACACCCTCGCCCATGATGTCGAAGGCGCTGCCGTGGACCGGTTCGAACATCGAGGGGTTGTCGCGGCCCGGATCGATGTTGGCCGACGGTGCGAGGCCCATGCTCCCCGTGACGATGGCGCCCACGTCGGTGAGGATGTCGCCGAAGAGGTTCGAACAGACGAGTACGTCGAACTCGTCGGGGCGGCGGACCATGTCCATGCTCGCGGCGTCGACGAGGAGTCGCTCCACCTCGACACCGGGGTACTCCTCGCTCACCTCCGAAACGATGTCGTCCCAGAAGACCATCCCGTGGGCCTGAGCGTTCGACTTCGTGACGTTCGTCAGGTGGCCCGAGCGCTCCGTCGCCGCCTCGAACGCGGCGCGGACGATGCGTTCGGTGCTCCGGCGGGTGTAGACGGCGCTCTGGACCGCCACCTCGTTGTCGTATCCCCGGTGTTCGCGACCGCCGACGTCGGCGTACTCGCCTTCCGTGTTCTCGCGGAAGACGAGAACGTCGATGTCGCCACCCGCGTAGCCCTTCAACGGGCTGTCGACGCCCTCGAAGAGGACCGCCGGGCGCTTACAGATAGACTGATCGAACCCCTTGCGGATCGGCAGGAGAAGCCCGTTGAGCGTGACGTGGTCCGGCACGTCGGGATGACCGACGGCGCCCAGCAGGATGGCGTCGTGGGACGCCAACCGATCCAGGCCGTCCTCGGGCATCATCGCCCCCTCGTTCAGGTAGCGGTCGGTGCCCCAGTCGTAGCGCGTGGTCTCGACGTCGAAGCCCGCCGCCGTCGCGGCGGCGTCGAGGATCGGGAGCGTCGCGTCGACGACTTCCGGTCCGATCCCGTCGCCGGGAATGAGCGCGATATCGTACGACATGGCCGACGACTCGGCGGACGCACACAAAAAGATGCCATAATCGAGTCGGGGTCGCCTACGGCGTCGGATCGAACGGCACCAGTTCGTCGTCCGCACCGCCGTCCGTGGACGCCCGCCGGAGGAACGGGTCGTCGAGTTGGTGGCCGTCGATCCGGGGCGCCATCTCTGAGATTTCCTCCTCGAGGGCGGCGTACGCCGACTCGTTCCGAAGTACGGACCGGGACTCCGTCTCCAGAAGCGCGGCACGCTTCGAGAGGTTCGAGAGATATCGGTCGGTCGTCTCGGGTAGCGACTCCCGGCGAAGCAACGACTGGACGAGGTCGACGTACACCTCCCGCGCGACCGGCTTGGTGAGGTAGGCGTCGATGTCGAGGTCGACGATCCGGACGTCGGGGGTCGCCGCCGACACGAACGCGACGCGGGGGTCGAAGCCGCGCTCGCGGAGTTCGTCGAGCACCTCGTCGCCGGAGAGGCGCGGCATGTGTCTATCGAGCAACACCACGTCGATCCCCTCGTGACACCGCTCCAGCGCCTCGGCGCCACCGTTAGCCCGACGGATCGCCACGTCGAGGTCGGCGAGCCAGATCTCGTAGAGATCGAGCAGCGCCGGTTCGTCGTCGACGATCAGCACGCGTGGGCGCCGATTCATCGGTTCCCACCACTCCGACCGCCGGAGTTACCGGGACTGTCGTCGTCGTTTCCGGCGCCGTCCGAGCCGTCACCGTCTCCGGCATCGCCCGAGTTCCCCGGGCTGTCGTCCGAGTCGTCATCGTTCCCCGCGCCGTCTGCGTTCCCCGAGCTATCGTCCGATCCGTCGCCGTTAGCGTCGGAGTCGTCGCCGTTTCCTGCGTCATCCGAATTTCCCGGGCTGTCGTCCGATCCGTCGCCGTTAGCGTCGGAGTCGTCGCCGTTTCCTGCGTCATCCGAATTTCCCGGGCTGTCGTCCGATCCGTCGCCGTTAGCGTCGGAGTCGTCGCCGTTTCCTGCGTCATCCGAATTTCCCGGGCTGTCGTCCGATCCGTCATCCTCCACTCCGTCACCGTTTCCCGCGTCATCCGAGTTTCCCGGGCTATCACCCGAATTTCCCGCGTCATCCGAGTTTCCCGGGCCGTCCTCCGAGTCGTCTTCCTCACCGTTCCTCGCCTCGTCCGGTGGGCCGGCAGTCTCCGACCGGTTCCCGGCACCGGCGTTCCCGTCGCCGTTCCCGGCGTCCTCGGGTGGACCGGTTCGCTCCGCGTTCCCGTCGCCGTTCCCGGCGTCCTCGGGTGGGCCGGTTCGCTCCGCGTTCCCGTCGCCGTTCCCGGCGTCCTCGGGTGGACCGGTTCGCTCCGCGTTCTCACGATCGTCTTCGTCGTCGCCGGCGACCTGACGCGCGATTTCGGCCACTTCCGGGCCGCGGAGTTCGTCGGCGTCCTCACGCAGTCGATCGATCTCCTCCCGGTTCACGCCGCGGGCTTCGAGCGCGGCGTCGGGAAGGTCACGGGTAACCGCCTCGCTGGAGTCGAGTTTGGTCCGTACTGACCGGATCTGGGCGGCCGTGATCGCCATCCGGGCGCGGTACTCGCCGGTCGAGATGTCGCCCGACCGTCGCGCCTCCCGGAGGGCGGTCTGGGTCTCGCGCAGGTTGCGAAGTCGATCGCGGGCGGTGTTGAGTTCCGTCGCCACGACGGCGGCCTTCGAGGTGTTGGACTCGGCGCGGTCGACCCGTGTCGCCAGCGTCCGCTCCTCGAGTTCGCCGTCGATTTCGGCCCCCTGAACGCCCACGACGCCGGCGAGGCGCTGGCCGGGCGCGAGTGTCTCGGACCCGTTCGCCGAGCCGTTCGTCGTCTGCGGTGCCACGCCGCCGTCAGCAGTCGTCACCGTCGCCGTCGCCGTCGCTCCCCCGAGCGCCGACGCCGGTAGCGCCACCGCGCTGACGGTGACGACGACGACGAGCGCGAACGCGACGACATCCGGAACGTCTCGGCTCATCACGAGCGTTGGTACGTGGGAGTATCCAATAAACCGCATCGAACCTCAAAAACGCTTAACCCGGATTAAACCGGGCGTAGGGGGAGCTTGAACGAACGTAATCACCGGTTCGAGCCGTGACGGCACCGTTCTCACGAGTCGTCGTCGGGGAGTTTCAACACGTTCTCGCGGCCGAGACGGAAGCCTTCGAGGCTGCCGTCGTCGCGCAAGTCGCGGACGATCTGACTCGTTCGGGCCTCCGTCCAGTCGAAGGCTTCGACGATTTCTTGCTGTTTGACCCGCCCGCCCTGCTCGCGGACGAACTGGAGGACGCGCTCCTCGTTGCTCAGGAGGTCCTCGTCGTCGGCGTCGCCGCCGTTCGCCGCCGGGGTCTCCGTGCCGTCCGCGTCGTCCGCGTTCTCGCCGAACCGGTCGCGGTAGCGCCACGCGACGGCGCCGACGACGAAGAGGAGTCCGAGCCCGACCAGCGGGAGCATCGAGCCGCCGTCCGACGAGGGGGTGGTCGCGCCGCCGTCGCCGTCGCCGCCGCCGCCATCACTACCGTCACCGCCGGCGCCGCCGTCGGCCGTCGTCGTGACCGTCGATGCCGGGCGGAGGACGACGCTCGGTTCGCCGGAGACGAAGCTCGTCTCGGCGCCGCGCCAGACGGCCGCGTCGTCCCGGCGTTCGTCCGGCGCAGGGGCGATATCGTTCGTCGCGTAGGAATCGGGCCACTCGATCACGAGCCGGGTTCGCTCGTCGAGGAAGAGCCCCTCGATGGCGTCGCCGACGCGGATCGTATCGCCGTCCACGGCGGCGAAGCCGTCCCAGCGGAACGTGTAGACGACGACGCCGTAGTCGGGCGGCGCTCGCGTCTCGGCTTGCACGTCGAAGTCGGTGGCGGACATCTCCCGGCCGGTCGCGTTCTCGGACGCGCGGACCGTCGAGCGCATACGCGAGGCGAACCGATCCGAGAAGTTCGAGGGGTTCGACTCGATGTCGCGCTGCAGGGACTCGAACGCGGCGGTCGTGTTCTCGTCGTCGAGCCGCGTCCAGTACTGGACGGTCCAAGTCGCCGAGCCGTTCTCGGCGACCGAGACGATCAGGCGGACGGAGTCGGTGTCGACGCCCTGCTGGGAGACGGCGCCACCGCCGAGCTGGGCGGTCGACGACGAGGACGGCGCCGACGTGACGGCGCCGAGCACAGGGCCGGCCACCAGCGACAGAAGCAGCACGGCACTCACGACACCCACGAGGCGGTTCGACGAGCGCTTCCTCATCTGCGTGGCCGTGGTTTTCCCCCGGTCGTAGATAGGTCTTGCCGCTTGGATCGACGACGGGTCGCTCCACCACCGCTAAATGGGAGCTCGTAATACGCGTGCACATGGCAACGTTACTCGGCTCGAGACGGGGACGGACGACGACCGGCACGGGGGGAGTGGCGTGACGCGGCGTCGTGCACCCGTCTCGCCGCCGGTCGCACTCACCGTCGCCGGCAGCGACTCCGGCGGCGGAGCGGGCATTCAGGCCGATCTGAAGACGATGGAGGCCCACGGCGTCTTCGGCACCTCGGTCGTCACCGCCGTCACGGCACAGAACACCCGCGGCGTCGAGCGCTCGCACGTCCTCCCGGTCGCGGAGATCAAGGCGCAGTACCGGGCCGTCAACGAGGACTTCGACCTCGGCGCGGTGAAGACGGGGATGCTCGCGACCGAACCCGTGATCGACCTCGTGACGGACCGCGCCGCCGCCCTCGACGCGCCGGTCGTCGTCGACCCCGTGATGGTCGCGGCGAGCGGCGACCGCCTCCTCGACGCGGACGCCGAGGCGGCCTACGCGGACCTGATCGGCGAGGCGACGCTCGCCACGCCGAACGCCGACGAGGCCGCGGTGTTGACGGGGATCGATCCGACCGACCGCGAGACGGCACGCGAGGCGGGCGAGGAACTGGTCGGGATGGGGGCCGATGCCGCCCTCGTCAAGGGTGGTCACGTCGGGGCGGACGACGACACGGTGATCGACACGCTGGTCGTCGACCGCGAGGGACAGGAGTCCCTCGGGCCGTCGGCGGGGAGCGCCGACGACGAGGGGCCGACGGTCCGCACGTTCGAACACCCCCGCGTCGACACCGACGCCACCCACGGCTCGGGGTGTACGCTGTCGAGCGCCATCGCCGCGCACCTCGCCCACGGGGAGACGCTCGAATTCGCCGTCGAGGCGGGGACGGCGTTCATGGAGCGGGCGGTCCGGTACAGCCTCGACGTGGGGCAGGGACCGGGGGCGGTCCACCACCTCGCCGCGCTGCGCGAGGCCGCCGACCGCCACCGGACGATGACCGACGTGGCCGAGGTGGTCGAGGCGTTCGTCGACCGGGACGTGTCCCGCCTCGTCCCCGAGGTGGGGATGAACGTCGTCGGCGCGACGGCGTACGCCGAGGCGGTCGGCGAGACGGCCGCCGTCGAGGGGCGGATCACGCGCACGTTCTCCGGCGTCGCGCCCAACCGCGGCGTCCGCCTCGGCGCCTCCTCGCACGTCGCCCGCTTCCTGCTCGCGGCCCGCGAGTTCGACCCGGACCTCCGCTTCGCGGTCAACTGCCGCTTCGACGACGAAACCGAGGCGGCGACGGCCGCACTCGACGGCCCCGTCACCGAGTACGACCGCGACGCCGAACCCGACGACGCGAGCGGGACGATGGGCTGGGGCGCCCGGCAGGCGTTCGGCGCCGTGGACGCCGACGACCCGACGCCCGCCGCCGTCCTCGACCGTGGCGCGGTTGGAAAGGAGGCGATCATCAAGGTGGTCGGCGAGACGCCCGAGGAGCTTGGCGAGCGGGTGTTCGCGCTGCTGGACGCCGTCGAGTAGAACTCGACTTGCAGTCGGACGGGCTCCGACGACGCCGTCGAATAGGGTTCGACGTGCAACCGGCCACGGGCCGGTGACGCGGTCGGGTCGGAAGACCCACAGCGTTTTACCCGCCCACGGCCCGGATGGGAGTAGAGTATGACCGCCGATGGAATCGTCGGGGAGTTCCTCGCCCTGAAGTCGGAGACGGACGCGGATCTGCTGGCGATGCAGTGTGGCGATTTCTACGAGTTCTTCGCGGAAGACGCCGAGTTCGTGGGCGACGAACTCGACCTGAAGGTGTCCGAGAAGTCCTCCCACGGCTCGACGTATCCGATGGCGGGCGTCCCGGTCGACGACCTGACGCCCTACCTGAAGGCGCTGGTCGAACGCGGCTACCGCGTCGCCGTCGCCGACCAGTACGAAACCGACGACGGCCACGCCCGCGAGATAACCCGCGTCGTCACGCCCGGCACCCTGCTGGAGACGACCGACCCGTCGGCGCAGTTCCTCGCGAGCGTCGTCGCCGTCGACGGCCGCTACGGCCTCGCCCTCGCCGACGTGACGACCGGCGAGTTCCTCGTGACGACGACGGAGTCGGCGGCGGACGTGCTCGCCGAACTCCACCGCTTCGACCCCGTCGAGGTGTTGCCGGGGCCGAC
This window of the Haloplanus rubicundus genome carries:
- a CDS encoding isocitrate/isopropylmalate dehydrogenase family protein, coding for MSYDIALIPGDGIGPEVVDATLPILDAAATAAGFDVETTRYDWGTDRYLNEGAMMPEDGLDRLASHDAILLGAVGHPDVPDHVTLNGLLLPIRKGFDQSICKRPAVLFEGVDSPLKGYAGGDIDVLVFRENTEGEYADVGGREHRGYDNEVAVQSAVYTRRSTERIVRAAFEAATERSGHLTNVTKSNAQAHGMVFWDDIVSEVSEEYPGVEVERLLVDAASMDMVRRPDEFDVLVCSNLFGDILTDVGAIVTGSMGLAPSANIDPGRDNPSMFEPVHGSAFDIMGEGVANPLATVLSGSLMFEHLGEDAAATALWDAVTDQLADADAPRTADLGGESGTEAVAADLRDRL
- a CDS encoding response regulator transcription factor, encoding MNRRPRVLIVDDEPALLDLYEIWLADLDVAIRRANGGAEALERCHEGIDVVLLDRHMPRLSGDEVLDELRERGFDPRVAFVSAATPDVRIVDLDIDAYLTKPVAREVYVDLVQSLLRRESLPETTDRYLSNLSKRAALLETESRSVLRNESAYAALEEEISEMAPRIDGHQLDDPFLRRASTDGGADDELVPFDPTP
- a CDS encoding helix-turn-helix transcriptional regulator, with product MRKRSSNRLVGVVSAVLLLSLVAGPVLGAVTSAPSSSSTAQLGGGAVSQQGVDTDSVRLIVSVAENGSATWTVQYWTRLDDENTTAAFESLQRDIESNPSNFSDRFASRMRSTVRASENATGREMSATDFDVQAETRAPPDYGVVVYTFRWDGFAAVDGDTIRVGDAIEGLFLDERTRLVIEWPDSYATNDIAPAPDERRDDAAVWRGAETSFVSGEPSVVLRPASTVTTTADGGAGGDGSDGGGGDGDGGATTPSSDGGSMLPLVGLGLLFVVGAVAWRYRDRFGENADDADGTETPAANGGDADDEDLLSNEERVLQFVREQGGRVKQQEIVEAFDWTEARTSQIVRDLRDDGSLEGFRLGRENVLKLPDDDS
- the thiD gene encoding bifunctional hydroxymethylpyrimidine kinase/phosphomethylpyrimidine kinase codes for the protein MTRRRAPVSPPVALTVAGSDSGGGAGIQADLKTMEAHGVFGTSVVTAVTAQNTRGVERSHVLPVAEIKAQYRAVNEDFDLGAVKTGMLATEPVIDLVTDRAAALDAPVVVDPVMVAASGDRLLDADAEAAYADLIGEATLATPNADEAAVLTGIDPTDRETAREAGEELVGMGADAALVKGGHVGADDDTVIDTLVVDREGQESLGPSAGSADDEGPTVRTFEHPRVDTDATHGSGCTLSSAIAAHLAHGETLEFAVEAGTAFMERAVRYSLDVGQGPGAVHHLAALREAADRHRTMTDVAEVVEAFVDRDVSRLVPEVGMNVVGATAYAEAVGETAAVEGRITRTFSGVAPNRGVRLGASSHVARFLLAAREFDPDLRFAVNCRFDDETEAATAALDGPVTEYDRDAEPDDASGTMGWGARQAFGAVDADDPTPAAVLDRGAVGKEAIIKVVGETPEELGERVFALLDAVE